GAAGCCGCTCCAGTGCGGCGGGCGCTCCACCGCACGGCCCTGGAAGCGCGCCTCCACCTCCGCCACGCGCTGGTCCAACAGCTCGCGCGATGGCAGCTCTTCACTCTGGAGGCTGGCCCACGCGCCAATCTGGCTGCCCCGCGCGCGGCTCTGGAAGTACGCGTCCGCCTCCGCGTCCGACACCTGCTCCACCCGGCCCTCGATGCGCACCTGCTGCTCCAGGGGCTGCCAGAAGAAGCACAGCGCCGCGTAAGGATGCGCGGTGAGCTGGCGCCCCTTGCGGCTGTTGAAGTTGGTGAAGAAGACGAAGCCCCGCGCATCGAAGTCCTTGAGCAGCACCACGCGTGAGCTGGGGCGGCCCTGGTCGTCCACGGACGCCACCACCATGGCGTTGGGGTCCACGGGGATGGCGGCCTTCGCCTGGGCGAAGAGGTCGGCGAAGCGCTGGATGGGGTCGGGCGGGATATTCGTCACGCGGCGCACCATAGGAAACACGGCCCCGGCGCGCACGTTCGCGGTTGACTCCCTGTCGGGACTCGCACGCAATGGCGGGACTCATGAAGATCCTCTTCATCGCCTCGGAGGTCACCCCCTTCTCGAAGACGGGGGGACTGGGCGACGTGGCCGGGGCCCTGCCCACGGCCCTCGCCGGGCTGGGGCACGACGTGAAGATCGTCACGCCCCGCTATCAGGACGTGCGCAACACCGGACAGTTGCTGCCCACCGGCCAATCCCTGGTGCTGCGCTTCCCCTTCGGTGAGACCGGCGGCCCCATCCTGTCCGCGCGCCTCTCCGAACGCCTGGAGGTCCTCTTCCTGGAGAACGAGGCCTTCTACGGCGGCCGAAAGGGCCTCTACGGCGACGCGGGCGGTGAGTTCGCGGACAACCCCCGCCGCTTCGCCTACCTGTGCGTGGGCGCGCTCCAGGCCGCGCAGCGCCTGCGCTTCTTCCCGGACATCATCCACCTG
This DNA window, taken from Corallococcus coralloides DSM 2259, encodes the following:
- the pdxH gene encoding pyridoxamine 5'-phosphate oxidase — protein: MVRRVTNIPPDPIQRFADLFAQAKAAIPVDPNAMVVASVDDQGRPSSRVVLLKDFDARGFVFFTNFNSRKGRQLTAHPYAALCFFWQPLEQQVRIEGRVEQVSDAEADAYFQSRARGSQIGAWASLQSEELPSRELLDQRVAEVEARFQGRAVERPPHWSGFRVVPDRIEFWHARPSRLHERNVYLRDGAGWKTQLLFP